The Helicoverpa armigera isolate CAAS_96S chromosome 23, ASM3070526v1, whole genome shotgun sequence genomic sequence ACAGTATAAAAATTCAATAAGAAACTTGGAAAAGAATTCCACGGTTCTACAAAGACTTGTATTATAAGTGATACAGCAGAACTTAGATTAGTTACGTTTATAAGAGAAATGGGGGGAAAGGAGGGAGCACCTGATAGCCAGTTGATTGAATGAAAACATACCAAATGTATTAACTGCGAACGTGGGACATCAAAATCGACCCTCCTTAAGGGTTGGCTACAATTTATGGCAGGGTTCAAACTGTTTACAAACTCcttgaaaagttttaatttatctaGTAGATTGAGTCACTGAGGAGGCTAAGTAAAATGAGtatttttgcataattattaAGTGGGTTTTGtgttttcactaaattaatTCTTGACGTCCTGAACAGTATGACGATTTGATGGATTTTAGTTAGTATTTTCACTTATTTGTGTATGATCTTACCcaaattattgtaaatagtaTCCGAAATGTTGTATTGTTATGAAAGATAACAATGATCGTTGtctaacatacctacctattattgtTTTTGGGTGTTTCTACATCAATCGGCAACATCTGTAtcgttattgttttatattatttatgtgaatGGGGAaccaatgaataaataaaatgtagataagtaggtatacgtattttttttattatgttttcttacATAATCGGTTTGACACATATTGCTTTGTAACTAGGATTTACTTATGGCCGGTTTCTGGACAATCTTATCGAGtgcttattattttcaaattccttTAAAAATGAACAGTTAAAAAGATGATGAGGATGTTCAGAAATACACCATTACCTTTCATTTGAACAATATaagtttatgttttttaagtttctcatttactaatataatacctATGGACTGCTTACTTTGTGTGCTtagtctgaaataaatattttcaatttcaaaatttaactTTCAGAATTTTTTCTGCTACTATACTtactatatatttatgtaattcagTTTTCTTCCCCTTAAAACAttgtttgaacatttttttttattttccaccTTAGCTAGAAACAGTGTGAACTGTCTTTAAAACTATTtcgtttcttttttaattcattCGCTAGGGCGAGCAACCCACATAAGATATTTTCAGATCTACGTCTTCTATGTTCAAGCTATTTGTCGGCGGGGGTTAGCAGTTTCGAAGGTCATTTAATATGAGAGTTATATAGTCCCAAGATAACTGCTTTCCGTAgctggatggtgacaaaacgatcctatgtccttctcccgggtccaagctacctcccctctaattttcagcagAAGCTAGTACTCATATAAACTAGGTGTAACTTATACAATATATCTACTTACGCTATTTTCTTGCGTAGCTTTTCTTATCAGAATATTCGGCTAATCCTTCAGTTATTTAAACAATAGccttgtatttattaatataatatatttgtaaGACCTATTAAATAGTTTCTTGCTAATCGTTAATGGGTAACAAGGGTTTCACAAATATACATTTAGGCCAATGCTAATACATGTTTATGTAGAAATTGTTATATTATAAGAACAACTAACAACTTATAACTATGAGTTAGTTATTGttcatttatatatttagaagAAGATTTGACGCGTGAAACTTTGGCTCTCATAAATTTCCACGTTTTTCTCTAAGGTCATATTTAGTTAATTATTGAGCTCAAATGGCTCATTTAtttcaagattgtcacaaaatAATCAGCCAAGTTCTTTATATTTCGTGGGAAAAGTTACTTTTCCCAGCAAAAAACATAGGAACTGAGGATGCACCCTTCATAGGCATATGTTTCAATGGCATTCAAAGTGCGCTGTTTGGAGCCAACTTTTAGTGTCCAGTTTTTTGGGAGGTTCATTTACACAGAAATCTGCATATTTAGTCTCGATAACCAATATCAGGTACTATCTCTAACTACAACCCCTCAATACGACTAGAACCCCTCAGCATAAAGCGTAGGTCGTCACAGCAAGTTTAATATAAACGCGTTGTGTCGCTTGTCAATATGGCGGCATTGTGTAGCTCCATAGACAAGACGTAATGCCAACATTATAGCTGCAAAGTTTGTTCTCCGCGTAGCTTTTCtatgaagttgttttttttccaCTTCCTAATGCTAGGGTTGTTGGAAGAATGAGGTTTTATTGCGTGTATTTAAAGATTGTTTAGGTATTTGGTGGGTAGTAAGGCTTGGTAAGGATAGGTTTAGAAATAGGGTCccaatttttttcaaactttagGTACACCTAATTCTGTGCTCTGGTATACCCATATTGCACACGCATCGGTATAGTACGAATCAAATCCGATTTAGAGATTTAGTCGTGGAAATTGAACAGACTGACATACATATAGATTTACTTTCAACAATAACTTGACCAAATAAATACTGTATAGTGTACATGACATCTAAACATTAGTATACACTAAAACTAACATTCGCTAAGATCATAGATTTGCCACCCCATTAAAACCATGTAAAAGTCAACGGGCCGTGCTTATAACCCCATACAGAGTAGTGTATGATGTAGAATGCCATGGTACGTGTGATTCCCATGCAAATGTAATAGCGACAGTGTTTTGTTACAGGGACTGACGATTTGAAGATACTATGGTGAGTGATTTTGATTATGATTTCAATGTCAGGGGTTGTTGTAGATGGCCCATCGGCTTGAAAATATATTGCTACAAGTGTTGCACCAGCCTCCATACAagtctgcccattgtccttttgaATATAATATATCCTTTTAGTTAATTATGGTTGGTGTTAACCTCGGATTTTTATAAGAATACTTCTTGTTGCTAGTTTGTGACACtaagtattcatttgtttccctttttttgaagtaatttttcaaTGGCATAACTAGACtcgtttttgattatttttagcttttgtGGACAATTGCCAAGCCATTGCTTTTTGTTGTACAGAAGTTCAAGTTCTGCTCGGAAGGCGACTGCCCGCTGTGGGCGCTGGCAGCGCTGCACGCGCTGTCCAGCTTGCCAGCGGCTTTGTTCCGCACGCTGCTGCAGCATGTCATGGAGGAACAGCCGGTGAGTGATAGTCACAAGTTCTGCTCGGAAGGCGACTGCCCGCTGTGGGCGCTGGCAGCGCTGCACGCGCTGTCCAGCTTGCCAGCGGCTTTGTTCCGCACGCTGCTGCAGCATGTCATGGAGGAACAGCCGGTGAGTGATAGTCACAAGTTCTGCTCGGAAGGCGACTGCCCGCTGTGGGCGCTGGCAGCGCTGCACGCGCTGTCCAGCTTGCCAGCGGCTTTGTTCCGCACGCTGCTGCAGCATGTCATGGAGGAACAGCCGGTGAGTGACAGTCACAAGTTCTGCTCGGAAGGCGACTGCCCGCTGTGGACGTCAGTCGACCAGTGGCAGATGGCTTTTCATAACATTGAACACCCTGGTCTATCGACTACAGAGTGTCCTCTAATGGCAatcaaaaatgtgtttattgcgTTCGcaatttatagttttaagtCATAAAATTAGACCCTTCAATATATCAATATATCAagcaacaaaatataataacagcCAGATATTGTTCATAGACAGATCGCGTTAGGGCAGGCGCCCATCTCGTCTTCTCAACACGTATCGTAAACTCAATTGTGACATTATGTCATGAAGTTACAGTGTATCATACACTGATACTGGTGTCGACCCGTAACTATGCTTGCCTGTATTGGCAGTCGAAAAAAACAATGCTGCGTCTGGAGTGGAGTTTATGCCAATTGACAATTTCAAATCCACTGGTGTACCTTTAAAGTAAGCTTAAGGGGCATCATAGCTGGctgcctaggtaactgggttgaggggtgtcatataggcagtctctccttgggaaacactggtactcagctgggtCCGATTACACGGGATATCGAACGAAAATGTATTTGGGAAAGGGCTAGGCAAATCAAGCTAAGGATCCACTTCTTTAACTCCTTTTTATTTGAGAATTTAAGGATTATGTAAGGGTCACAAAAAACACATAAGTACAATATTTTCATGGGGTCATCGGAATCTGACTTTATCCCTAAGTTAACTGTCCTCGAAAAGTCAAGTATGCGATAAACTGCTGCAAATGAACTTCAAcagatttttttcctttttttattaatcaaattatattatctagTGCAGATACTTATTACGCTATTTCGtaaaatatattactaaagagagataaataaattgatgaaaaGTGGGGTTGAGAGAATTAAGATTATTACATACAGTAGCATTTTCGACAAACATTCGTTTATACAACCCTTTATTTATCTAGTGCAGATAAATAGGTGTTCATTTTAAAGTACCTTTCGACCCTTTGACATCTGCAcgcataataataaaaaacctagTGTCTCTTTTtctatttcttaaatatttattttacttgataCAGAATTGAACCCGCGGACACAGCGTACCTTTGACACTCTTATTCATTCCCCCATTCATAGATTTTCTTCAAACACTTCCTAATGGTTGCACAGTGTTCAAAATATAGTTCAAAACCAAGGAAATAACTTAGACATTGATTTACGAGTTCAATACTTAGACATATTCGTAGTTAATAAGTTCCGTGTGCAGTGCTGCAACTTATTTCTGTAACTAAGTTAAAATAGCGTGGTAAGTTAGTTAGGTACCATCATTACATGGAAAAGCTCAGCGTTTAAGTTTTCCCAGGTGAATTAGCTTTAGAATGACTAGAAGCATACTAAAAGTACTTTCGAGTTTCACATTATGTGAAttgtgaaattatatttattatattatacttcCCAAAAGGGAGGCAGTTCTCAATTCGTATGTTTGCACATTTTTTTATGGTTCTAGGCAGAattcttaaaactttttttgggTTCGTTCCGTTAACCTACTCAttgaaaaaagttaaatttGATCCTAATTAACtaagatacctacctactcgtATGCActaaccaacaaaaaaaaattcttaggTTCAGTCTAACTCCCAAATGATGTCCCGTGATTTCAGGTACTGTAACATACCGATGAGTTACTAACTTTCTCTCATCGTAGGTGTAAATAGTTAACTAATGTATCCTTACGTTTAGATAATAAAACGCCAAATAATGTTAGTGGATGTGGGTGCCACGTGTTAGGACAAATTGCAGAGTGAGTACTTACCTTGTAAGTTATTATTGCTTTGCTAATAGAAAAGGGACGCAATCCCATGATCTTGTACAacataatattcaattaaagttttatgaATTACATAAATGTTGCAGCTGTTTTTCGGCAACGGGTAGGCAGAGGTGTTTCTGTAACCGAATGAGGACACCCACCCTCCCACATTAATTTACCAAATTCGTCTTTGCAATCAAGTAGATACCTAGTAATTTGTGTACAAGACTACGAtacaaaataagtacctacctactattataGAAGAtacaattaaacaattttttccaCGCGGTCCGACCCAAGTCAATGCTATTTAGCGACTACAACTTTGATTGGGTAATGGTCTATAATTAGGATgagatttttaaccgactcaAAAAAAACCTCAGCTGCAGTTTTGCGTGTCCGTTACGTAAATCTCTCTTATCCCACAAACAATTTTCTGCAACATTTAAAAATCGTCCCTTCTAAaccaaaatacaaaacaaaaccacATCTTACACGCCCCTATTacatgtaagtacctaagtaatgtTTTCCGCGAAAAATAACATTAGACCGCGGATTCCTTTGTCAATTTGTTCAGTTACAACATCTGATGTTCTCGCCCACTGCCCCTTTGACACCACACTCAGATAATTGAGTGCCTTGTGTAccatttaatgtattatttgaCCTTTTCAGCGGTAATGTGTGTTATTTGCATTAATATGTTATGGCAGAGGATattatgtttgattttattaatgtgtttctcctattgtttttttttcgctgTAGATTAGTTTTAAGCCCAGTCTCCACTAAATCCGGATGAAGTGGAAAAGTTTTTGAACAACCAATAAAATTCCGTTGTTCAAACATCTCGGTCTCAGTTTACTCCGATCAAATAAACCTATTGGTTATTCGCCTAAGTGTTGATAGGTACCTGCAATCATAAAATTATGCATCATCAATCAATAAAGCTTCCATTTTTCAGGACGATGGCATCATGGAGATTCTGAAAGATACAAGtttatgtaagtttatttattaacccaGATACCTACTATACATACGATACATACACAGAtcaaagttaatatttataacgttcctacataatatcatatttttacgCATTAATTATTCAGTCTTCATTTACTTACGTAAAGCTTCAAAAATTCTAAGcccacacaaaaaataatacttatccAATTGCCTCCACCCCAGCTTCCCGCGACgaatgcgcgcgcgccgctgccGTCATCCGCTGGGTGGTAGCACAGACCTGCGCCTGCGCGTGCACGGGCGCGCAACTCATGCGAGATCTCCTCGTGTTGGGAGTGCCGAGGAGTCATGCAAGTGCTTTAGCTGATGCCGTGGATAACTATAGGCCGGAGCATGCGGCTCATGTGCAGGCTAATGGGTTTAtgagtaagtataataaataggtacctataactcCTTCATTTTCCTTACCAAAATTCGTACATagtaaccaacttcaaaaatacCTATGTCGGTAAGGTAACTTCCCTGCTGCATCCATCAGAGAAACATTTCGGAagtcttaggtacctacttactttttagTTTGAGTCTGTTTTTATAGGAAATGAACGTGTTGAATGAACGGatggagtatcagactcttacctACCTAAAGCCCTTTGTGTACTAAGGCCACggaaactctttcgaacaatgcAACATTCCCACCAGTTCGAGTCTTGGATCTGCTTGTGCTTTTCATTAGGAGTATACCTAAATAGATTTTGAAACCTTTTTTTTCCGCTTCCAGTAAACAAACTGACAGACGTGTCAGTGGCCCCGGGACCTGAAGGTACAGTGGACACCTTTACCTTGACGATGCACAGCGATGACGTATTCACCGGAGAACAGAAGAAGAAAGAACTCCTCATTGAGAAGAGCCAAGCACAGACCCTTCTGGAAGAACTCAAGAAGGCTTACAAGAAGATGGAAGAAATTGAAGAATAGGGCCTCAATGTTGGTAGGATTTTTTTGCTACCATGTGTAGTAAATGTGTTGATGTGGACGCGAAATTAATGTTGGATGCCAAACAAATTATAATGCCATAATATACTTTATATGTTTTATAGTTGTTTAGTAAAAATCCtagttttatacttatttaccaGCACTTTTTTAAGagtcataaaaatacaaattaggtACACAATCCCttgctttttgtattttaatgagCTCTACTCTTTACTTTTTTCAACATTCCATGTTTAAGGCTACTTGTATTGTAATTTCTTATAAATTATCGTTTTACagtaagtaattatatttttcaatgtaagATACCTATGTACGAAACtcgtaggtatattaaaatatattcctaAAGTATATTCTTcgaggttttattattttaccagCAACTACATAACATACCTATTATATCACCTATTATTATTGTACCTACCACTGAACTAAGTAAAAGAttggaaactttcacaaagcaataTACCTATCATACGTAACTCACCCATGAATGTAAatttatacataagtaggtacctatttattataaatacctacctgcAATGGGTAAACCATAATAAACCCGTGAGAAATGTTAgtcttattaattaattatagttaAACTACCAACTCAGAAAAGAAGTtcactaaaataaacaatgagtTTAAATTACCTACGTACAGCTTGGCAAAAAAGAGTGTGGAATAAATGAGGTCAGCACTATCGCACCTGTGGCAACCTGGAATACTACGACTCACagattttgatatttgttatttttggagatattcaATCCTAAGTAGGCGATGTCCCTTGGACACTTCAATGTCCAGTATTAACGatgttaacaatttttatttgattttgatttttagttCCAACTGTCACCGCGTCAGACTCTTTTTTGCCAAGCTGTACTTTGAAGTTTTGGACTAAAACTAGGCTAATAAAGTTAGCTTTTCGATATTTCAATTGCTTGGCTTTTTTCACGCTTTAGCATGATTCCAGCAAAATATGACTCAGAAgccaaagaaataaatacttttaaaattttttcGGAAGAGTTTGGAatccactgacctctatatttaccactggacaggctgttccgtacgtttgacagcaacttttttgtgcccatttgaagcgccaatatcgtctaagcgagtgtccacagaactaattttgacgtataatttcaaatggctgtgacAGAactgtttgttcattggttcattgtaaaataattttagtaccacgggcactcgctacgtctaacagcgccaaaatggcgattatcaaacgggcacaaaagcacgttgacaacagcctgtccagtggtaaatatagaggtcagtgttGGAAtccaaatgatttatttactctCTGCCTCTGGACCAAAGAGATCGCATGTTAATCGAtcgtttcaaattaaaataagctaGCAACACTCTCTGTACCACAGACAAGATATAGATTTGTCTGACATTTATCAGATTTTGCGTTAATGTTttctattgttattgttttataccgaaatttatataaatactcgATTAGTTGGTGTTTAAGTGATATGtttagaaatataatttgttgtaaTAATTTCTTATGTAAAGAGTGTTAAGTTGTGAGGATGTTTCgttaataaaatgtaggtagaaTGTCTCCGACATATTTATAAGGATTTAAAGTAtaatcttcattatttatcaaaactcaaggtaagattaaattaaaatgtatttattattcatgactgaatttaaataattgatatttattgagGTTTACCCGACTTAGCGCCAAAAGTTTGCGAATCAAAACAtaacctgaaaataaatatttaaaaaacctttttcagATGAATATATTGTGCACTATATGCAGTGATCTAGTGAATCAAGCTGAGAGCATATATGTAACAAAATGTGGTCACGTATTTCACCACCACTGTCTCTCTCAGTGGATAGAAAGGTATTTACTAAAATCTTTTGTTTAGAATATGTAAGCTTGGTTTAATTCTTATTTACAAGTTAGTAAAGGTTACTTTGTTTCGGCGATAAGCTCTTGAGTAAAACCAGCTCTTACACAAAGGCCAGGGATAAGTCCTACAGCCTTTGCACCCTTGTCTACCCCTAATCACTAATCTAATCACTAATCTACCCCTAGATGACCCACTGACTACCATCTTTTTTATATATGGTTTAAATCAGCTCTCAATATTCCTGAATTATCGTATTATCTAAAATTCTTTCTAACCAAACTAAAATCTTTCAGATCAAAAACCTGCCCTCAATGCAGGAACAAAGTAACAGACAAGTGTATGTTCCGTCTTTACCCGACGGTTTCCAATGAGAATAATAGTGAAAATGCGGCAACACTGCAGTCGAGGTTGGACGATGCTGAGCTGCAGTTGAGACAGCAAAGAGTCAAGTATAAGGAGAAGGAGGATAAGCTTGTGATTGCTAATGCGGACCTGAAGAGACAGGAGTGAGTAGTGTTATGatacttgtttatttactatATTGAAgaccttaaaattaaatttctaatAGCAAATACATTTCCATGTGTGTATTAAGTACACACTCATTACTTTAATTCTGTGGCAGTGTAATATGCAAAAACtagatgtaaataaacagtGTAGCACACTAAAAGTAAGCTTAGTAAATTGAGTGATTTGAACATTTTCGTTAATTATAACGGATGAATTATAACATAGAATTTTTCATCTAGACGTGACCAAAAAAACCGTTTGTTCTTGTTGCTTGACCCTACAAATTGTTTCCTAACTTCGTAATTTTCAGTGATCTTCTAAA encodes the following:
- the LOC110374024 gene encoding COMM domain-containing protein 4 isoform X1, whose protein sequence is MKFKFCSEGDCPLWALAALHALSSLPAALFRTLLQHVMEEQPVSDSHKFCSEGDCPLWALAALHALSSLPAALFRTLLQHVMEEQPVSDSHKFCSEGDCPLWALAALHALSSLPAALFRTLLQHVMEEQPDDGIMEILKDTSLSSRDECARAAAVIRWVVAQTCACACTGAQLMRDLLVLGVPRSHASALADAVDNYRPEHAAHVQANGFMINKLTDVSVAPGPEGTVDTFTLTMHSDDVFTGEQKKKELLIEKSQAQTLLEELKKAYKKMEEIEE